In Pseudonocardia sp. C8, one genomic interval encodes:
- a CDS encoding HAD-IA family hydrolase: MKHPRALLLDCDGVLADTELEGHLPAFNEAFEKLGLTLHWTPEQYHSLLAVGGGKERLAAFLNAHPDEAPASDGDRQGLIGRVHRLKSELYVQRVRHGALPARPGVRRLIAEALDTGWQVAVASTSAPASVEAVLGAVVGPRLRARMAGIFAGDVVAAKKPAPDIYELALRELGRSPEDSVIIEDSGAGATAAARSGTRHVVTLSHFTVDDTFPAASAVLSDLGDVGAPARLVSGTDVRNSDGVVDLATLEKTLFA; this comes from the coding sequence ATGAAGCACCCACGTGCTCTCCTCCTGGACTGTGACGGTGTACTGGCCGACACCGAGCTCGAGGGACACCTTCCCGCGTTCAACGAGGCGTTCGAGAAGCTTGGCCTCACTCTTCACTGGACCCCTGAGCAGTACCACTCACTGCTGGCCGTGGGTGGCGGCAAAGAGCGGCTCGCGGCATTCTTGAATGCCCATCCGGACGAAGCTCCTGCGTCCGACGGCGACCGCCAGGGGCTGATCGGGCGGGTGCACAGGCTCAAGAGCGAACTGTACGTCCAACGCGTCCGACACGGTGCGCTTCCCGCCCGGCCCGGGGTTCGACGACTGATCGCCGAGGCGCTGGACACCGGCTGGCAGGTGGCCGTGGCGTCGACGTCGGCCCCGGCCAGTGTCGAGGCGGTACTGGGCGCCGTCGTCGGACCGAGACTGCGAGCCCGGATGGCCGGAATCTTCGCAGGCGACGTCGTCGCCGCCAAGAAGCCTGCTCCGGACATCTACGAGCTCGCGCTACGAGAACTCGGCAGGTCCCCCGAGGATTCGGTCATCATCGAGGACTCCGGAGCCGGCGCGACGGCCGCCGCCCGGTCCGGCACTCGCCACGTGGTCACCCTGAGCCACTTCACCGTCGACGATACGTTCCCCGCGGCCAGCGCCGTGCTCTCCGATCTGGGCGACGTGGGCGCCCCGGCACGGCTCGTCAGCGGCACCGACGTGCGCAACAGCGACGGCGTCGTCGACCTGGCAACCTTGGAGAAGACCCTGTTCGCGTAG